One Shewanella sp. MR-4 DNA window includes the following coding sequences:
- a CDS encoding substrate-binding periplasmic protein — protein MAFKKVLICYSLFILMSLCPSAKAEELLAVGTTFSQIFEQKANGEYSGLGVDILNRFAEQQKVTIHYQIAPWRRAQSMVERGQAEILIGPYISEARQKVLAFSSIAFYRDDIVFYARTNNPTPWDGNYASIHGLRIGKVQGWSYGYLFNERTKTFTINEFTDLKSGIERLSRGDLDLLASNVRNTQAVLAQIKIPQAIAPILPTIDTLDGFMAFPKYSQFQPLQESFDLFLQDMVKTGELANLARVHGVSIPDTQLTN, from the coding sequence ATGGCATTTAAAAAAGTGCTTATTTGTTACAGCCTTTTTATCCTCATGAGCCTCTGCCCTTCGGCGAAGGCGGAGGAACTGCTTGCTGTAGGCACTACTTTTAGCCAGATTTTTGAACAAAAGGCCAATGGGGAATACAGCGGTTTAGGTGTGGATATTCTGAATCGTTTTGCCGAACAGCAAAAAGTAACCATTCACTATCAAATCGCGCCCTGGCGCCGCGCACAATCTATGGTCGAACGAGGGCAAGCGGAAATTCTGATTGGCCCCTATATTTCCGAGGCCCGGCAAAAGGTCTTAGCCTTTTCGTCCATCGCCTTTTACCGCGATGACATTGTCTTTTATGCCAGAACCAACAATCCCACGCCTTGGGATGGCAACTATGCCAGCATCCATGGACTACGAATTGGTAAGGTACAAGGATGGAGCTATGGTTATCTGTTTAACGAACGCACAAAAACATTCACTATCAATGAATTTACCGATCTAAAGAGTGGTATAGAGCGCCTATCCCGTGGCGATCTCGACCTACTCGCAAGCAATGTTCGTAACACTCAAGCGGTGCTTGCTCAAATCAAGATCCCACAGGCCATAGCACCAATTTTGCCAACAATTGATACCCTAGATGGTTTTATGGCTTTTCCCAAATACTCACAATTTCAACCGCTTCAGGAAAGTTTTGACCTCTTTCTACAGGACATGGTCAAGACGGGAGAACTGGCAAACCTAGCCAGAGTCCACGGGGTATCGATTCCCGACACTCAGCTCACCAACTAA
- a CDS encoding MFS transporter has translation MSHSSPNAENDLREVKQLGMWASITSLSYIFWLVGGMELVERIAYYGVKASAGLYAKAPESAGGLGISLSDYGIIISLWAIMQTFVPVFTGGISDRVGYKETIFGSTVIKIMGYLTMAFFPTFWGFLSGALLLAIGTGIFKPGIQGTLVLSTNRNNTSMAWGIFYQVVNIGGFLGPLVAVHMRQLSWDNVFYACAAIISLNFLFLLTYTEPGKAERVARNQQIKSGEIKQEALWRDAWHELKKPIVIYYMLVFSGFWFLFNALFDVLPIHISEWVDTSVIVTSLFGSEGTSNGILQFWLGLNNEGTKVMPEGMLNLNAGLIMTSCFLIAALTAKYRITTAMLIGCLLSILAFVFIGAFHAAWFIVFAIAMFSIGEMMISPKKNEFMGNIAPEGKKAMYLGFVMLPQGIGWGLEGYFGPKLYEIFASKELFSRELLLERGMSSADVNAIPQGEAFTTLVSYTGENAHDLTQLLYHSHNIGMAWYIIAAIGTISAVGIYIYGKWLLSLQRAQQAAH, from the coding sequence ATGAGTCACAGCAGTCCAAATGCAGAGAATGATCTGCGCGAAGTCAAGCAGTTAGGCATGTGGGCCTCGATCACTAGCCTAAGTTATATTTTTTGGTTAGTGGGCGGTATGGAGCTGGTCGAGCGTATCGCCTATTACGGTGTCAAAGCCAGTGCGGGCTTATACGCCAAAGCCCCCGAGTCGGCGGGCGGTCTGGGGATCAGCCTCAGCGACTATGGCATCATTATCTCGCTCTGGGCCATTATGCAGACCTTTGTGCCCGTGTTTACCGGCGGGATTTCAGATAGGGTCGGCTACAAGGAAACAATTTTCGGCTCTACCGTGATTAAAATCATGGGCTACCTCACCATGGCGTTTTTCCCCACCTTTTGGGGCTTCTTATCGGGGGCACTGTTACTCGCCATCGGCACTGGGATATTTAAACCCGGTATTCAAGGCACCTTAGTGCTCTCCACCAATCGCAATAACACTTCCATGGCTTGGGGGATATTTTACCAAGTCGTGAATATCGGTGGCTTCTTAGGGCCATTGGTTGCCGTGCATATGCGCCAGCTTTCTTGGGATAATGTGTTTTATGCCTGCGCCGCGATTATCTCGCTAAACTTCTTGTTCTTATTGACGTATACCGAGCCGGGTAAGGCCGAGCGCGTTGCACGCAATCAGCAAATTAAATCCGGCGAAATTAAGCAAGAAGCGCTTTGGCGCGACGCTTGGCATGAGCTTAAAAAACCTATCGTGATTTATTACATGCTAGTGTTTTCAGGCTTTTGGTTCCTCTTTAACGCCCTGTTTGACGTACTGCCGATCCACATCTCCGAGTGGGTCGATACCAGCGTGATCGTCACCAGTCTGTTTGGTAGCGAAGGCACCAGCAACGGCATTTTACAGTTCTGGCTCGGGTTAAATAACGAAGGCACTAAGGTGATGCCAGAAGGCATGCTGAACCTCAACGCCGGCCTGATTATGACCAGCTGCTTTTTAATTGCCGCGCTGACCGCCAAATACCGCATCACCACGGCGATGCTGATTGGCTGTTTACTCAGTATCTTGGCCTTTGTGTTTATCGGCGCCTTCCATGCCGCTTGGTTTATCGTGTTCGCCATTGCCATGTTCTCCATCGGCGAGATGATGATCAGCCCTAAGAAAAACGAGTTTATGGGTAACATTGCCCCCGAAGGTAAAAAAGCCATGTACCTTGGTTTTGTGATGCTGCCGCAAGGGATTGGTTGGGGCTTAGAAGGCTATTTTGGCCCTAAACTCTATGAGATTTTTGCCTCTAAAGAGTTGTTTTCACGCGAGTTATTACTCGAGCGTGGCATGAGCTCAGCGGATGTGAATGCCATTCCACAAGGGGAAGCCTTTACCACCTTGGTGAGCTATACCGGCGAAAACGCCCATGATCTGACTCAGCTGCTCTATCACAGCCATAATATCGGTATGGCTTGGTATATTATCGCCGCGATCGGCACCATTTCGGCTGTAGGGATTTATATCTATGGTAAGTGGTTACTGTCGCTGCAAAGGGCGCAGCAAGCCGCGCACTAA
- a CDS encoding CobW family GTP-binding protein translates to MIVKAIPTNIITGFLGVGKTSLIKQLLKTKPEGETWAVLVNEFGEVGIDAGLMDASNSGVQIREVAGGCMCCAAGVPTQVAINQLIARAKPDRLLIEPTGLGHPNEIIKVLSAPHYQNVISLRSTLCLIDARKLRDERYRGHDNFIQQLHVADVIVTTKTDLYPEFEAAQGGQLAEELTQYLNELQLSDTSVMEHSALQGISTSLLESLKLPRRQATKASGSQSAVFKPVNSSSSLLRHTADTLGLQGIFAESASEQGFRFDARGLVRKHNQGEGCFSCGWVFEPMQEFDFDKLMQFISAQTQGHSALLRLKAVMITSDGIAGINWSDGDMALTELDDSLDSRLEMIATQEINWDEVEQGLIGCLVA, encoded by the coding sequence ATGATAGTCAAAGCTATTCCCACCAATATCATCACAGGCTTTTTAGGCGTAGGTAAAACCAGCCTCATTAAACAGCTCCTTAAGACCAAACCTGAAGGCGAAACCTGGGCAGTATTAGTGAATGAGTTTGGCGAAGTCGGGATTGATGCTGGGTTGATGGATGCCAGCAACAGCGGCGTGCAAATTCGTGAGGTGGCGGGGGGCTGCATGTGCTGCGCCGCGGGCGTACCGACTCAAGTCGCCATTAATCAACTGATCGCCCGTGCTAAGCCAGACAGATTGCTGATTGAGCCGACGGGGCTTGGGCATCCCAACGAGATTATCAAAGTACTCAGTGCGCCCCATTATCAAAATGTGATTAGTTTGCGGAGCACTTTATGCCTTATCGATGCCCGAAAATTGCGTGATGAACGTTACCGTGGGCACGATAATTTTATCCAGCAGTTGCACGTTGCCGATGTGATAGTCACCACCAAAACCGATTTATACCCTGAGTTTGAAGCGGCGCAGGGTGGACAATTAGCTGAAGAGTTAACCCAATATCTCAATGAGTTACAGCTGAGTGATACCTCAGTGATGGAGCATAGTGCGTTACAGGGAATATCCACATCCTTACTCGAGTCTCTCAAGCTTCCAAGGCGTCAAGCCACTAAGGCATCGGGCAGTCAGTCCGCAGTTTTTAAGCCCGTAAACTCGTCTTCGAGTCTCTTGCGTCATACCGCCGACACTCTTGGCCTACAGGGGATTTTTGCCGAGAGCGCGAGCGAGCAGGGATTTAGGTTCGATGCGCGCGGCCTAGTGCGTAAACACAATCAGGGCGAAGGCTGCTTTAGCTGTGGTTGGGTATTTGAGCCTATGCAAGAATTTGATTTTGATAAACTCATGCAGTTTATCTCGGCGCAGACTCAAGGCCATTCTGCACTTTTGCGGTTAAAGGCTGTGATGATCACCAGCGATGGTATTGCGGGGATCAATTGGAGCGATGGTGACATGGCGCTGACAGAACTAGACGATAGCCTAGACTCGCGCTTAGAAATGATTGCGACCCAAGAGATAAATTGGGATGAGGTTGAGCAGGGGTTAATTGGCTGCTTAGTGGCTTAG
- a CDS encoding DUF3087 domain-containing protein yields MKLQQVDKTVYRSNMNLFMVVLVLGLIISSLGFGAGLIALFGVEAVPGEPTGNFHWNLLGVILAVLLSSAIVYQLKTQPFFKEIYYVWQLKQLQNRIYRKLNKIRAAATNNDINALITMLFYFTSLRQVYLLDDNTLTLSSLDKELTELQAQCDALGLTLSAEQFEVTLLAGF; encoded by the coding sequence ATGAAGTTACAGCAAGTCGATAAAACGGTTTACCGAAGTAATATGAACCTGTTTATGGTGGTTTTAGTCTTGGGGTTGATAATCAGCTCCCTCGGGTTTGGTGCTGGACTTATCGCACTCTTTGGTGTCGAGGCTGTGCCCGGTGAGCCAACGGGGAATTTCCATTGGAATCTACTCGGGGTGATTTTGGCGGTATTACTCAGTAGCGCCATAGTGTATCAGCTTAAGACTCAGCCCTTTTTTAAGGAAATTTATTATGTGTGGCAGTTAAAGCAACTGCAAAATCGCATTTATCGAAAGTTGAATAAAATCCGAGCTGCGGCGACGAATAATGATATAAACGCCCTGATTACAATGCTGTTTTACTTCACCAGTTTACGACAGGTTTACCTGCTGGATGATAATACTTTAACTTTATCGTCCCTCGATAAGGAACTCACTGAGCTGCAAGCACAATGTGATGCCTTGGGTTTAACTCTGTCAGCAGAACAGTTTGAGGTAACACTGTTAGCTGGCTTTTAA
- a CDS encoding ion channel, protein MISALVVGLPIILINMLLQSLATMWCIRFYKKRVRDHESFTAGVLGLFGITTIVILGNLLQIVAWGSLFLFLGEFDTLHEAIYHSGVNFATLGYGDIVMSEKWKLLGPIEAVNGALMIGLSGASTLAVLQQYVQKNNP, encoded by the coding sequence ATGATATCAGCATTAGTGGTTGGCTTACCCATCATATTAATCAATATGTTACTGCAATCTCTTGCCACTATGTGGTGTATCCGTTTTTACAAAAAACGGGTACGGGACCACGAAAGCTTCACTGCCGGAGTATTAGGCTTGTTTGGCATCACCACGATTGTGATACTGGGCAATCTTTTACAGATTGTCGCTTGGGGTAGCTTGTTTCTGTTTTTAGGCGAGTTCGACACACTCCATGAAGCCATTTATCACTCTGGAGTCAACTTCGCGACATTGGGATATGGCGATATTGTGATGAGCGAAAAATGGAAGCTCCTTGGTCCAATTGAAGCCGTGAATGGTGCCCTGATGATAGGTTTATCGGGCGCCTCCACGTTGGCGGTTTTACAGCAATATGTGCAGAAAAATAATCCATAA
- a CDS encoding DEAD/DEAH box helicase — protein MKFDTLGLSSPILNAIAECGYQQLTQVQQQVIPLALEGKDIMACAQTGTGKTASFALPVLEQLSKQPSDKPLLRALVMTPTRELAIQVCANIQKYSQFLPLKTLAVYGGANMNPQRKGVEQGVDILVATPGRLFDIIGQFNLDLSTVTTLVIDEADRMLDLGFVRDIEKVKRLIATEHQTMLFSATYSDAVKQLSHKMLNQPEWVNVAENATASTVEQLVYRVDKRRKAELLSELVGRNNWRQVLVFASTKECAEHLLQELTLDGISAGVFHGDKTQGARNRVLDDFKAGKLRVLVATDVAARGLDIQALPLVINLELPFLAEDYVHRIGRTGRAGLSGRAISFVSPADDEMLAEIEALIGQTLPVTVQPGYEEGTPLPARYREAPTATTKTAKWNYKSSRNTGAKGAGGNGTKANGARGKSGFGGNAGFGQSSESQARARKSPAREGKYAKNKPNTQKGK, from the coding sequence ATGAAATTTGACACACTCGGCTTATCTTCCCCCATTTTGAATGCGATAGCTGAGTGTGGCTATCAGCAACTCACGCAAGTGCAGCAGCAAGTGATCCCCTTAGCTCTCGAGGGGAAAGACATTATGGCCTGTGCCCAAACGGGAACGGGTAAAACCGCTTCTTTTGCATTACCCGTACTCGAGCAACTGTCAAAGCAGCCTAGCGATAAACCCTTGTTGCGTGCTTTAGTGATGACGCCTACTCGTGAACTGGCGATTCAAGTGTGCGCTAATATTCAAAAATATAGTCAGTTCCTCCCCCTGAAAACCTTAGCGGTTTATGGCGGCGCGAACATGAATCCCCAGCGTAAAGGGGTGGAGCAGGGCGTTGATATCCTCGTCGCGACACCGGGACGACTCTTCGACATTATTGGTCAGTTCAATTTAGATCTGTCCACAGTGACCACCTTAGTGATCGACGAAGCGGATCGTATGCTCGATTTAGGCTTTGTGCGCGACATTGAAAAGGTGAAGCGTCTTATTGCGACGGAACATCAAACCATGTTGTTTTCAGCCACCTACAGCGATGCGGTCAAGCAACTTTCCCATAAGATGCTCAATCAACCCGAGTGGGTTAACGTGGCCGAAAATGCCACTGCATCCACCGTTGAGCAGTTGGTCTATCGAGTCGATAAACGCCGCAAGGCCGAATTATTGTCAGAGCTTGTCGGGCGCAACAATTGGCGTCAGGTGCTGGTGTTTGCCAGCACTAAGGAATGCGCCGAGCATCTATTGCAGGAACTCACTCTCGATGGGATCAGTGCGGGCGTGTTCCACGGGGATAAAACCCAAGGCGCGCGTAATCGCGTGCTCGATGATTTTAAAGCGGGCAAATTGCGAGTGCTGGTGGCGACCGATGTGGCGGCGCGCGGCTTAGATATTCAGGCGCTGCCCTTAGTGATTAACCTCGAATTGCCATTCCTTGCGGAAGACTATGTTCACCGTATTGGCCGTACTGGCCGCGCGGGACTCTCGGGCCGCGCGATATCATTTGTGTCCCCCGCCGATGATGAGATGCTAGCCGAGATTGAAGCCTTAATCGGCCAAACTTTGCCGGTCACAGTGCAGCCTGGTTATGAAGAAGGCACGCCGCTGCCTGCGCGTTACCGTGAGGCGCCGACGGCAACCACTAAGACCGCTAAGTGGAATTACAAGAGCAGTCGCAATACGGGGGCTAAAGGCGCGGGCGGCAATGGCACTAAAGCTAATGGCGCGCGGGGCAAGAGCGGCTTTGGCGGCAACGCCGGATTTGGTCAATCGAGCGAAAGCCAAGCGCGGGCGCGTAAATCGCCAGCCCGTGAAGGTAAATACGCTAAAAATAAGCCGAATACTCAAAAGGGTAAATAA
- a CDS encoding MATE family efflux transporter: MTAISAAATDQRLLQEPISKLFWRYTIPTIASMLVTGVYVTIDGIFVGHYLGETGLAGMMLAYPVGAILYAVGAMIGMGSAALVSINLGQGNVTKARKLLGNAFSLCLLAGAFFALVGGIFSRDILIALGAEGEILENANEYLFWYFALCHFPIISMAFTTLLRNDGRPSMVTFVLILGGVLNTFLDWLFIVVFPFGLAGAAIATMLSQAVTGLLCLQHFFGARTQLKINLEQMKLKLDNCLNIARVGLPSFLMNLYLSIVLTLHNTAFLWVGGPLHVAAYGVVSYTEAFFYLIFEGIALGTQPIYSFNAGAGRFDRVKQARNIAFGMTLLTAALGLVLIYSRPEWLVYLFAGDNPSLTPVAIEGMRWYFWGLPMEGLILVGASFFQAINCAKQASILTGAKLLLIAAIIYCFAWAFGVIGVWVSLATCSTMLVIWMFIAMGRLQVNAKV; this comes from the coding sequence ATGACTGCTATTTCCGCTGCCGCAACGGACCAACGCCTGCTGCAAGAGCCGATTTCAAAGCTTTTTTGGCGCTACACTATTCCAACGATCGCCTCCATGCTGGTGACTGGGGTGTATGTCACCATTGATGGTATCTTCGTTGGCCATTACCTCGGCGAAACTGGATTGGCGGGCATGATGTTGGCCTATCCCGTGGGCGCGATTCTCTATGCTGTCGGCGCCATGATAGGCATGGGCAGCGCGGCGTTAGTCTCGATTAACTTAGGGCAAGGTAATGTCACCAAGGCGCGTAAGTTGCTCGGCAATGCCTTTAGCTTGTGTTTACTGGCGGGGGCATTTTTTGCCTTAGTCGGCGGGATCTTTTCTCGGGATATTTTAATTGCCCTCGGCGCCGAGGGGGAGATACTCGAAAACGCTAACGAATACCTGTTCTGGTATTTTGCCTTATGTCATTTCCCTATTATTTCAATGGCATTTACCACCTTGCTGCGTAACGATGGTCGCCCATCTATGGTGACCTTTGTGCTGATCTTAGGTGGCGTGCTGAACACCTTTTTAGATTGGCTGTTTATTGTGGTGTTTCCCTTCGGCTTGGCCGGGGCGGCGATTGCCACCATGTTGTCGCAGGCCGTGACTGGGCTGCTCTGTTTGCAGCATTTCTTTGGGGCGCGCACTCAGCTCAAAATCAATCTTGAGCAGATGAAGCTAAAGCTCGACAACTGCCTCAATATTGCCCGTGTTGGCCTGCCAAGCTTTTTGATGAACCTGTATTTGTCGATCGTATTGACCCTGCATAACACCGCATTTTTATGGGTCGGTGGCCCTCTGCATGTGGCGGCATACGGGGTTGTGAGTTACACCGAAGCGTTTTTCTATCTGATTTTTGAAGGCATTGCCCTCGGTACTCAACCGATTTACAGCTTTAATGCTGGGGCAGGGCGCTTCGACAGGGTTAAACAGGCACGCAATATCGCCTTTGGCATGACACTACTCACCGCTGCACTTGGCTTAGTGTTGATTTATTCCCGCCCCGAATGGTTGGTGTACCTGTTTGCCGGTGACAACCCAAGCTTAACGCCGGTCGCGATTGAAGGAATGCGTTGGTATTTCTGGGGCTTACCTATGGAAGGCTTGATTCTTGTGGGCGCCAGTTTCTTCCAGGCGATTAACTGTGCTAAGCAGGCATCGATACTCACTGGGGCGAAATTGCTGCTTATCGCCGCCATTATCTATTGTTTTGCCTGGGCCTTTGGCGTGATTGGCGTGTGGGTGTCGCTCGCGACCTGTAGCACTATGCTGGTGATTTGGATGTTTATCGCGATGGGGCGGCTCCAAGTGAACGCTAAAGTCTGA